In a single window of the Panthera leo isolate Ple1 chromosome A1, P.leo_Ple1_pat1.1, whole genome shotgun sequence genome:
- the TPT1 gene encoding translationally-controlled tumor protein, with protein sequence MIIYRDLISHDEMFSDIYKIREIADGLCLEVEGKMVSRTEGNIDDSLIGGNASAEGPEGEGTESTVITGVDIVMNHHLQETSFTKEAYKKYIKDYMKSIKGKLEEQRPERVKPFMTGAAEQIKHILANFKNYQFFIGENMNPDGMVALLDYREDGVTPYMIFFKDGLEMEKC encoded by the exons ATGATCATCTACCGGGACCTCATCAGCC ATGATGAGATGTTCTCCGACATCTACAAGATCCGGGAGATCGCGGACGGGCTGTgcctggaggtggaggggaag ATGGTCAGTAGGACAGAGGGTAACATTGATGACTCGCTCATTGGTGGAAATGCCTCCGCCGAAGGCCCTGAGGGCGAAGGTACCGAGAGCACAGTAATCACTGGTGTGGATATTGTCATGAACCATCACTTGCAGGAAACCAGCTTCACAAAGGAAGCCTACAAGAAGTACATCAAAGATTACATGAAATC AATCAAAGGCAAGCTTGAAGAACAGAGGCCAGAAAGAGTAAAACCTTTTATGACAGGGGCTGCAGAACAAATCAAGCACATCCTTGCTAATTTCAAAAACTACCAG TTCTTTATTGGTGAAAACATGAACCCGGACGGCATGGTTGCCCTGCTGGACTACCGCGAGGATGGTGTGACCCCATATATGATCTTCTTTAAGGACGGTTTAGAGATGGAAAAATGT